A part of Maridesulfovibrio hydrothermalis AM13 = DSM 14728 genomic DNA contains:
- a CDS encoding cell division protein FtsQ/DivIB: MSVAGLNKSRLGLNKSGKKKSRNTSKRRKAASSQSFSQFMSALVRKACISGVCLLLLAVIGVGCMAGYRWLTAHTYFALHDIKVTGNHRLTYGEILSIAEVGLNKNSLAINIGDVENRLSNNSWIKSATVKRQLPDKLQIHVREKKPYFMVRQHDKLFYCDSSGELITPVVPGKFSSLPFLNIESDAMDKAAILPEFMSILSRRELPFDPGQIAWIDIKGGNRMEIFMDGLGLKVLLSLDNWHEQLSHLNTVWNDLKNRGEFRNVATISTAKGRVWVEKRSSGNRSLQ, translated from the coding sequence ATGAGTGTAGCCGGATTAAATAAAAGCAGACTGGGCCTTAACAAGTCAGGGAAGAAAAAAAGCCGCAACACCAGCAAAAGGCGCAAGGCTGCATCTTCTCAGTCATTTTCACAGTTCATGTCCGCACTGGTGCGCAAGGCTTGCATCTCCGGTGTGTGCCTGCTGCTGCTTGCGGTTATTGGTGTAGGCTGCATGGCCGGATACCGCTGGCTTACAGCTCATACATATTTTGCACTGCATGATATCAAAGTTACCGGCAATCATCGACTGACCTACGGAGAAATCCTGTCCATCGCTGAAGTTGGACTGAACAAAAACAGTCTGGCCATAAACATAGGCGATGTTGAAAACAGACTCAGCAACAACAGCTGGATCAAATCTGCAACGGTTAAACGGCAATTACCGGACAAACTACAGATTCATGTGCGGGAGAAGAAACCGTATTTTATGGTCCGCCAGCATGATAAACTTTTTTATTGCGACAGCAGCGGAGAACTGATCACCCCGGTAGTTCCCGGAAAATTCAGCTCCCTGCCGTTTTTAAATATCGAGTCCGATGCAATGGACAAGGCTGCAATATTGCCGGAGTTCATGAGCATCTTAAGCAGAAGAGAGCTTCCCTTTGATCCGGGCCAGATTGCATGGATCGACATCAAAGGCGGCAACAGGATGGAAATTTTTATGGACGGTCTCGGCCTTAAAGTTTTGCTGAGTCTGGACAACTGGCATGAACAGCTTTCACACCTGAACACCGTTTGGAATGACCTCAAAAATAGGGGAGAGTTCAGGAATGTGGCGACCATATCCACTGCCAAAGGCAGAGTCTGGGTTGAAAAACGCAGCTCCGGAAACAGATCGCTGCAATAA
- a CDS encoding radical SAM protein, which yields MSVTEDFFYYGLEDPIAEEIGGRLPTALVFPGRKGAGLSTLGWQAVYRLLAPDAELAVERFFLGDPGKPSVSMDSDKELSEFPLIGFSINFEEEYLHPVRMLKDSGVPPLTAERPDFPLVMAGGPVAFLNPAPIAPFFDLFWVGEAESGLKELCIELKRHIYNGGTKKEFLDLIKDRDGVYVPGMTKGQVRRAVLPPGTVEDGHGVPLLSAPAYSCFISPEAVFKDMFLVEVNRGCPYGCRFCAAGFIYRPPRHASIDQLKEIVELADPPKVGLVGTALTDWPDLIPYIEWLKKRKTKFSLSSVRADGLTEELLNILRASGVRTVTLALEGASKRLRDATNKNLEEEDFLRAVELCAAKGVNHLRVYVIVGWPGETDADYDELAEMLRKMDEARSRVQGKKKKQFMRITLGASCLVPKPWTPLQWTAMPTEKELKDVLAKVKSLTKKYKGVAFSGDSPFQARLQGILSRGDESLSEFITIAAEKGGWKKAFKFYKGNPEKFVDVPLTKESPLPWDFINTGVKKSYLWREWKRFQEGLKTPPCPPSGCSDCKSCGMYQWLEEK from the coding sequence ATGTCAGTAACTGAAGATTTCTTCTATTACGGACTTGAAGACCCCATAGCGGAGGAAATCGGAGGCCGTCTGCCCACGGCACTGGTTTTCCCCGGCAGGAAAGGTGCGGGATTGTCAACCTTAGGCTGGCAGGCCGTATACAGACTGCTTGCACCGGACGCGGAGCTTGCTGTCGAGAGGTTTTTTCTAGGTGATCCCGGAAAACCGTCTGTTTCAATGGACAGTGATAAAGAACTGTCCGAGTTTCCCCTGATCGGCTTTAGCATCAATTTCGAGGAGGAGTATCTCCACCCCGTACGGATGCTGAAAGATTCGGGCGTTCCGCCTCTTACAGCGGAACGCCCGGACTTCCCGCTGGTTATGGCAGGAGGTCCAGTTGCATTCCTTAATCCCGCTCCCATCGCCCCCTTTTTTGACCTGTTCTGGGTGGGCGAAGCAGAATCAGGGCTTAAGGAACTATGCATAGAACTCAAGCGCCATATTTATAACGGAGGGACAAAAAAAGAATTTCTGGACCTGATTAAAGACCGGGATGGAGTTTATGTTCCCGGCATGACAAAAGGTCAGGTCCGCAGGGCGGTGCTTCCACCCGGCACAGTTGAAGACGGACATGGAGTTCCCCTGCTCTCGGCTCCTGCATATTCCTGCTTCATCAGTCCGGAAGCAGTCTTCAAAGACATGTTCCTTGTTGAGGTCAACCGCGGCTGCCCCTACGGATGCCGTTTTTGTGCTGCGGGATTCATTTACCGCCCTCCCCGTCATGCATCAATTGATCAACTCAAAGAGATTGTTGAACTTGCCGATCCGCCTAAAGTAGGGCTTGTCGGAACAGCTTTAACGGACTGGCCCGATCTCATCCCCTACATTGAATGGCTGAAAAAACGCAAAACCAAATTTTCACTTTCATCAGTTCGCGCCGACGGGTTAACTGAAGAACTGCTTAACATACTGCGCGCTTCAGGTGTTCGCACCGTGACCCTTGCACTTGAAGGAGCAAGCAAAAGGCTGCGCGATGCCACTAACAAGAATCTTGAAGAAGAAGATTTTCTTCGCGCGGTCGAACTTTGCGCAGCAAAGGGAGTCAACCACCTGCGGGTATACGTAATTGTCGGCTGGCCCGGTGAGACTGACGCAGACTATGATGAACTTGCTGAAATGCTGCGAAAAATGGATGAGGCCCGCAGCAGAGTGCAGGGTAAAAAGAAAAAACAGTTTATGCGTATCACTCTTGGTGCAAGCTGTCTGGTTCCCAAACCCTGGACCCCGCTGCAATGGACCGCCATGCCCACTGAAAAAGAACTCAAAGATGTGCTTGCCAAGGTTAAATCCCTGACCAAAAAGTATAAAGGGGTCGCATTTTCTGGAGATTCTCCATTTCAGGCCCGTTTGCAAGGCATTCTTTCCCGTGGTGATGAAAGCCTGTCTGAATTCATCACCATTGCGGCGGAAAAAGGCGGCTGGAAAAAAGCTTTCAAATTTTACAAAGGTAATCCAGAAAAATTCGTTGATGTTCCCCTCACAAAAGAATCACCACTTCCTTGGGATTTCATCAATACAGGGGTAAAAAAATCATACCTCTGGCGGGAATGGAAACGCTTTCAAGAAGGTTTAAAAACCCCGCCCTGCCCGCCATCAGGATGCTCAGATTGCAAATCCTGCGGCATGTATCAGTGGCTTGAAGAAAAATAA
- the ftsZ gene encoding cell division protein FtsZ, with amino-acid sequence MDYMEIENDGQAKIKVIGCGGGGGNAINNMIQSALSGVRFIAANTDAQDINKSLAEYKIQLGDKLTKGLGAGANPDIGKNAAMESQDQIRELVGDCDMVFVTAGMGGGTGTGAAPVIASIAKEAGALTVAVVTKPFYFEGKRRLLQAEKGIEELRTVVDAIITIPNDRLLQLAAKKAAFSEMLKKADEVLYYGVKGIADLITVHGLINLDFADVQAVMSNSGLALMGTGIASGENRAREAALQAITSPLLEDVSIEGAKGVLINITCSPDMTIDEVSEAANIVHEEAHEDAQIFFGTVFDPDVGDEMRITVIATGIDTADDQNAAPTMESQPQQSQPQPVRQTLTPRGMTPKTKETGNVRHIGSSHAEEDRSIPAYLRTGAKPRDTAGHPEPVHQPKQAAVNSGGEEFIFHDDDDFEVPTFIRKQAD; translated from the coding sequence ATGGATTACATGGAAATTGAAAATGACGGTCAGGCAAAGATCAAGGTTATCGGTTGTGGCGGTGGCGGTGGTAACGCTATCAACAACATGATTCAGTCCGCTCTTTCCGGTGTTCGCTTTATTGCGGCAAATACAGATGCGCAGGACATTAATAAGTCTCTGGCAGAATACAAAATCCAGCTTGGCGACAAACTGACCAAGGGCCTCGGCGCAGGAGCCAACCCCGATATCGGCAAAAATGCCGCCATGGAATCTCAGGATCAGATTCGCGAGCTGGTCGGTGACTGCGATATGGTTTTTGTCACCGCAGGCATGGGCGGCGGAACCGGAACCGGCGCAGCTCCGGTTATTGCCAGCATTGCAAAGGAAGCTGGTGCACTTACTGTAGCCGTTGTAACCAAACCATTTTATTTCGAAGGCAAACGCAGACTTCTTCAAGCTGAAAAAGGCATTGAAGAACTCAGAACTGTTGTTGACGCTATCATTACCATTCCTAATGACCGTCTGCTTCAGCTTGCCGCTAAAAAAGCAGCTTTCTCCGAAATGCTGAAAAAGGCTGATGAAGTCCTCTACTACGGTGTTAAAGGCATTGCTGATCTGATCACAGTCCATGGTCTGATCAACCTTGACTTCGCCGATGTACAGGCTGTTATGTCCAACTCCGGACTGGCCCTCATGGGAACCGGCATTGCGAGCGGTGAAAACAGAGCGCGCGAAGCAGCTCTGCAAGCTATCACCAGCCCCCTGCTCGAAGATGTTTCCATTGAAGGCGCGAAAGGCGTGCTTATAAACATCACCTGCTCCCCTGACATGACTATTGATGAAGTCAGTGAAGCTGCAAATATCGTCCACGAAGAAGCGCACGAAGATGCACAGATCTTCTTCGGTACTGTTTTTGATCCCGATGTAGGCGATGAAATGCGTATCACCGTTATTGCTACCGGCATCGATACAGCTGACGACCAGAATGCTGCCCCGACAATGGAATCCCAGCCGCAGCAGTCACAGCCACAACCAGTGCGCCAGACTCTGACCCCCAGAGGCATGACTCCGAAGACTAAAGAGACTGGCAACGTACGTCACATCGGCAGCTCCCACGCTGAAGAAGACCGTTCTATCCCCGCATACCTGAGAACCGGAGCAAAGCCCCGGGACACAGCCGGCCACCCCGAGCCGGTGCACCAGCCGAAACAGGCCGCTGTAAACTCAGGCGGAGAAGAATTCATCTTTCACGATGATGATGATTTTGAAGTCCCCACTTTCATCCGCAAGCAGGCTGATTAG
- a CDS encoding Spy/CpxP family protein refolding chaperone codes for MKKKIILPVIAILVLATAGAAMARGGYQNGKQYSKGHIFSQLTPQKQQQVEAIFNKYETKLETIKSQMWAKRTELNALVNSGNADTKTIKTLVSDISGLRNQNFSLRKQISSEIEQATGIVMPVGGQGMHHNNKGHGNHRQGYRKGGGCWNFNS; via the coding sequence ATGAAGAAAAAAATAATACTCCCTGTTATCGCAATCCTTGTACTGGCCACGGCCGGAGCAGCTATGGCCCGCGGCGGTTATCAAAATGGAAAACAATACAGCAAAGGGCATATCTTCAGCCAACTGACCCCGCAAAAACAGCAGCAGGTAGAAGCGATATTTAATAAGTACGAAACAAAGCTCGAAACCATCAAAAGTCAAATGTGGGCTAAACGGACAGAACTCAACGCTCTTGTAAATTCAGGAAATGCGGACACAAAAACAATCAAAACTCTTGTTTCGGACATATCAGGCCTCAGAAATCAGAACTTCAGTCTCCGCAAGCAAATTTCCAGTGAAATTGAACAAGCAACTGGAATTGTAATGCCGGTCGGCGGACAGGGCATGCATCATAACAACAAAGGACACGGCAACCACAGGCAAGGCTACCGCAAAGGTGGCGGTTGCTGGAACTTTAACTCTTAA
- the ftsA gene encoding cell division protein FtsA: MSKSDLIVGLDVGTTKICAVVGEATADGVDIVGIGTAPSTGLRKGVVVNIEQTVQSIKKALEEAELMAGCEIRSVYAGIAGSHIKGFNSHGVIAVKGGEVTQKDVDRVIDAAKAVAIPLDREVIHTLPQEYIVDDQRGIADPLGMAGVRLEVKVHIVTGAVTSAQNIIRSCHRSGLDVSDIVLESLASSKAVLSEEEREIGVAIVDIGGGTTDLAIFANDSIKHTSVIALGGNNLTNDIAFGLRTPMGSAEQIKVKYGTALTDLVTTDETIEVPSVGGRDHRKMSKRVLAEICEPRCEEIMALVDQELVRSGYKNMIAAGVVLTGGTSLVNGMQELAEQIFDLPVRIGYPAGIGGLKDVVNSPKYATAVGLLMYGAEKEGSSEQVFRIRDENVFNRILGRMRKWFSDIA; this comes from the coding sequence ATGTCCAAATCTGATCTGATAGTCGGCCTTGATGTCGGCACCACAAAGATCTGCGCAGTAGTTGGAGAAGCAACTGCTGACGGCGTTGACATTGTCGGCATCGGAACGGCTCCATCCACGGGCCTTAGAAAAGGCGTTGTGGTCAACATCGAGCAGACAGTTCAGTCTATCAAGAAAGCTCTTGAAGAAGCTGAGCTTATGGCCGGATGTGAAATCCGCTCTGTCTACGCAGGTATTGCAGGCAGCCACATCAAAGGGTTCAACAGCCACGGTGTTATTGCTGTCAAAGGCGGAGAAGTAACCCAGAAAGATGTCGACAGAGTCATTGATGCAGCCAAGGCTGTAGCCATTCCGCTGGACAGGGAGGTTATCCATACCCTGCCGCAGGAATACATAGTTGATGACCAGCGCGGTATTGCCGATCCGCTGGGCATGGCCGGCGTACGTCTTGAAGTAAAAGTACACATCGTAACCGGGGCAGTAACCTCGGCCCAGAATATCATTCGCTCCTGCCATCGTTCAGGGCTTGATGTATCTGATATTGTTCTTGAATCACTGGCATCAAGCAAGGCTGTACTTTCTGAAGAAGAAAGAGAAATCGGCGTTGCCATCGTGGATATCGGGGGAGGTACCACGGATCTGGCAATCTTCGCTAATGATTCAATCAAGCACACATCCGTTATCGCTCTTGGCGGTAACAACCTGACTAACGACATTGCATTCGGGCTGAGAACACCTATGGGATCTGCGGAACAGATCAAAGTAAAATACGGTACTGCGCTTACTGATCTTGTCACCACAGACGAGACCATTGAAGTGCCATCCGTAGGGGGAAGAGATCACCGCAAGATGTCTAAACGGGTTCTGGCTGAAATATGTGAACCACGCTGTGAGGAAATCATGGCTCTGGTTGATCAGGAACTTGTACGCAGCGGTTACAAAAATATGATCGCTGCAGGAGTTGTACTGACTGGCGGAACTTCTTTGGTTAACGGTATGCAGGAACTGGCTGAGCAGATTTTTGATCTGCCTGTACGTATCGGCTACCCCGCTGGAATCGGTGGTTTGAAGGATGTTGTAAACAGCCCGAAATACGCAACAGCTGTAGGGCTGCTTATGTATGGAGCGGAAAAAGAAGGCAGCTCTGAGCAGGTTTTCCGTATCCGTGATGAAAATGTTTTCAACCGCATTCTGGGCAGGATGCGCAAATGGTTCTCTGACATAGCTTAA